AGGCCGACCCGGACCCGCAATTGCTGCTTACCACGCAACTGGCGCCGGAGCTGCAAGGGGTCAGTCACGAGCTGATCATGATTTCGGCGTACTTCGTTCCGGGGCCGCCCGGGCTTGTGTACCTGACGGGCCGCGCCGATGCGGGCGTGTCGGTGAGCCTGTTGACCAATTCTCTCGAAGCCACTGACGTACCGGCCGTGCACGGCGGCTACGCGCCGTATCGCAAGGCGCTGCTGGAGCATGGCGTGAAGCTCTATGAGCTGCGTCGCCAACCGGGCGATCCCAGTGCAGGCAGCGGCCCGCATCTGTTTCGTCGAAGCAGTTTCCGCGGCTCAGACTCCAGCCTGCACAGCAAGGCGATGATTTTTGACCGGGAAAAGTCGTTTATCGGCTCGTTCAATTTCGATCCACGCTCAGTGCTGTGGAACACCGAAGTCGGTGTGCTGGTGGACAGCCCGGAACTGGCCGAGCATGTGCGCAACCTGGCGCTGCAAGGCATGGCGCCAGCGTTGAGCTACGAGGCGAAACTGCAGGACGGGCAGATCGTGTGGGTGACCGAAGATAACGGCCAGCTGCACACCCTGAGCCAGGAGCCGGGCAGCTGGTGGCGCCGGTTCAACGCCTGGTTCGCCACCTCGGTGGGCCTGGAACGCATGCTTTGAAAACGCAGGGCAGCTCAGGCCGGTTGCGCCGCGCCAAACGCGCCCTGGCGCAGTAACAACAGCACCAACCCCAGGGCCCCAGCTGCCATCAATAGCGGCAGCGCGTGCCCGCTGATCCATTGGCTGCCTGCGCCTGCCACCAGCGGACCAATCAGGCAACCGACACCCCACAGCTGTGCGATATGTGCGTTGGCGCGCACCAATGCATCGTCGCGGTAGCGCTCACCGATCAGGATCAGCGACAACGTGAACAACCCGCCCGCGCTGGCGCCGAACAGCACCCAGAGCGGCCAGATCAGCAGCGTGTGCATCAACAGTGGAACCGCCAGGCTCGAGGCCAGCAACAGCAACGCGCAGCCGAGAAACAAGGTGCGCCGAGGCAGGTAATCCGCCAGTGCGCCGATAGGCAATTGCAGCAGCGCATCACCGACCACCACCGTACTGACCATCGCCAGAGCGATTTCGGCGGTGAAGCCTTGTTGCAGGCAATACACCGGCAGCAGGGTCAGGATCATCGCTTCAAACGCGGCGAACAGCGCCACCGCCCAGGCAATCGCCGGCAGGCTCAGGCAGAAACGCCACAAGTCGGCAAAGGTCACGCTGAACGATTCGGCGTCGGGCGCGCCAGAGCGGCCGAGCAAGGCCAGCGGAGCAACCACAAGCAGGCCAACGCCCACCCAGAAACCGTAATCGTGGTCGGTGCCGATCACGCCCAGCAGCAACGGGCCTGATAGCTGGCTCAGCGCATAAGTACAGCCATACAACGCCACCAGTCGGCCACGCCACTGCTCCACCACCAACTGGTTGATCCAGCTTTCACCCAGGATAAACACGATGGTCAGGATCACCCCGATCAACAGACGCAACACCAGCCAAACCGGATAACTGGGCAGGATCGCCAGCAAGCCGATGGACAGCGCACCCGCCCATAGGCACAGACGCATCAGGTTGGCGGTACCAAGCCAGGCGGCCATGCGACTGGAAACCTTGGCGCCCAGCAGCACGCCAAAGGCGGGCATCGCGGCCATCACGCCGATGGCGAAACTGCCGTAGCCCCAACTTTCCAGACGCAGCGACACCAACGGCATGCTGACACCCAGCGCCAGGCCGACGCTGAGTACCGAGGCCAGGACGGCGAAATAGGTCGCCCAACGCATCTCCACGCTCCTGTGGATAAATTTTCAGGGTTGTAAACGAACTGTAGGAGCGAGCTTGCTCGCGAAGAACTCAAAGACATCGCGTTCAACCAGACAGCACGCTTTATCGTTGGCGTTTTTCGCGAGCAAGCTCGCTCCTACAGGGGGCCTGCGGTGTAACGTAGCTTAGAGCTTGATCCAGGTCGCCTTCAGCTCGGTGTATTTGTCGAACGCATGCAGCGACTTGTCGCGACCGTTACCCGATTGCTTGAAACCACCGAACGGAGCTGTCATGTCGCCGCCATCGTACTGGTTCACCCACACGCTGCCCGCACGCAGCGCCTTGGCCGTCAGGTGCGCCTTGGAGATATCCGCCGTCCACACCGCCGCGGCCAGGCCATATTGGGTGTCGTTGGCGATGGCGATCGCTTCTTCGGCGCTGTCGAAGGTGATCACCGACAGGACCGGGCCGAAGATCTCTTCCTGGGCAATCTTCATGGCGTTGGTCACACCGTCGAAAATGGTCGGCTCGACGTAAGTGCCACCGGTTTCTTCCAGCGTGCGCTTACCACCGGCAACCAGCTTGGCGCCGTCGGCATGGCCCGCTTCGATGTAGGACAGCACATTGTTCATCTGCTGGGTATCCACCAGCGCACCCACGGTGGTGGCAGGGTCCAGCGGGTTACCCGGCTTCCAGCCCTTGAGCGCCTCGATCACCAGCGGCAGGAATGTGTCCTTGATCGAACGTTCCACCAACAGCCGCGAACCGGCGGTGCAGACTTCACCCTGGTTGAAGGCGATGGCACTGGCTGCGGATTCGGCGGCGGTTTGCAGGTTCGGCGCATCGGCGAACACGATGTTAGGGCTCTTGCCGCCGGCTTCCAGCCACACGCGCTTCATGTTCGATTCACCGGAACGAATCAACAGTTGCTTGGCGATTTTGGTGGAACCGGTAAAGACCAGGGTATCCACGTCCATATGCACCGCCAGCGCGTTGCCCACGGTGTGGCCGTAGCCTGGCAGCACGTTGAACACGCCTTTTGGAATGCCGGCTTCAACGGCTAGGGCGGCGATGCGGATGGCGGTCAGCGGAGATTTTTCGGATGGCTTGAGAATCACCGAGTTACCGGTCGACAGCGCCGGGCCGAGTTTCCAGCAAGCCATCATCAGCGGGAAGTTCCACGGTACGATCGCACCGACCACGCCAACCGGCTCACGCGTCACCAGACCCAGTTGGTCATGGGGCGTGGCCGCCACTTCATCGTAAATCTTGTCGATGGCCTCGCCGCTCCAGCTCAGCGCTTGCGCCGCGCCAGGTACGTCGATGTTCAGGGAGTCACTGATCGGCTTACCCATGTCCAGGGTTTCAAGCAGGGCCAGTTCTTCGGCATTAGCCTTGAGCAGCGCGGCGAAACGGATCATGACGGACTTGCGCTTGGCCGGCGCCAGGCGCGACCACACGCCGGAATTGAAGGTGGCACGGGCGTTTTCCACGGCGCGCTGGGCGTCGGCGACGTCACAGCTGGCTACGGTGGCGAGCAGACGGCCATCGACCGGGCTGATGCATTCGAACGTCTCACCGGACGCGGCGGCGGTGTATTCACCATTGATGTAAGCGCGGCCTTCGATCTTCAGGTCCTTGGCGCGTTGTTCCCAGTCGGCACGGGTCAGGGTGGTCATGCAAGTGTCCTCCTCTTATTGGATACAAGGCCCAGGGGGTTGGCCCCGGCGCCTTCACGAATTCTTGCCTGGCCAGCCTGTTGTTCGGCTCAAGGCAGCTGCCACCCTAAACCAGCGGCTGGGGATGTTTCAATATATTTGACATAACGGCTTCAAACGCCCTTGCGATGTTCATTTTAATAAACATAGACTTTGGGCTCTCCAACCGCAGGCCAGACGGGACAAGCACATGAGCATCCAGGACATCGTCGATTTCAGCCAAGCCAACACCGCCCCCGAGCGCTACCGCCCTGCCGCCGAAAAAATCCTCAAGGGTGATCCCGAACAGACGATCTACAACCACTACAACAGCCCATGCGGACAAATGAACGCGGGCGTTTGGGAAGGCGAAGTCGGGCAATGGAAAGTCAGTTACACCGAGCATGAGTACTGCGAGATCGTGCAGGGGGTTTCCGTGCTGCGCGATGCCGAAGGGAACGCCAAAACCTTGCGCGCTGGCGACCGCTTCGTGATCCCTGCCGGCTTCAACGGCACCTGGGAAGTGCTGCAAGCGTGCCGCAAGATCTACGTGGTGTTTGAACAGAAAGCCTGATCAATGATCATCACAGGCAAAAAAAAGCCCGCATCGTGAGATACGGGCTTTTTTTCACAAGGAAGGAAATCAATTACTTGATTTTGCCTTCTTTGTAGATCACGTGCTTGCGAACGCGCGGGTCGAACATTTTCTTTTCGAGCTTGTCCGGGGTAGTACGCTTGTTCTTGTCGGTAGTGTAGAAGTGACCAGTACCGGCGCTAGAGATCATTCGAATCAATTCACGCATGATAGAGCTCCTTAGATCTTGCCGGCGGCGCGGATTTCGGCCAGCACGACAGTGATGCCACGCTTGTCGATGATACGCATGCCTTTGGCAGATACACGCAGGCGAACAAAACGTTTCTCTTCTTCAACCCAGAAGCGGTGATGCTGCAGGTTCGGCAGGAAACGACGACGGGTTTTGTTATTTGCGTGGGAAATGTTATTCCCAGTCACCGGACCCTTACCGGTAACTTGACAGACTCTCGACATGCCTCAGCCCTCTAAAACCACATGCCCAACCCGGCATGGGTTGGCCGCTTAATCTCTCAGTCATTTGGCGCCAGGCGCCGCGTTTCTTTAGGGTCTTACCGGCTACACCTACAAGCGAAGGAACCGGGCCCCTAGAAAAGAGCGCTGCTTTATACCAGAAAGACCCGGGTGCAACAACAGCGAGTGTGTTTTTACCTGGGTAAATCTCGGCCATTGGCGCCTGAACCGTTGCCAGGAGGGGCCGCTACAACAGCCGACCGCTCGTCGCACAGAATGATTTTCAGCGCGCGCAAGTACTCGGACTTGCATGGTGAAACGCGCTGAGGCGCCATCAAAACAGCATTTGAGCCAAAAGCACAGGCAAAAATAGGCTAGTCATTTAACCAACAGGCCACTACGGTAGGCCTTTTCCAGACTGCACTCGCAGATGGGCCTTCGATCTGCACAGGAAACCGAATATGCGCCTCGCTGCCCTACCGCTATTGCTAGCCCCCCTCTTTATCGCGCCGATGGCCGTTGCCGCCACCAACCTGAGCGTTTGCACCGAGGCCAGCCCCGAAGGGTTCGACGTGGTGCAGTACAACTCGTTGACCACCACCAACGCCTCCGCGGATGTGCTGATGAACCGCCTGGTGGACTACGACGCAACCGGTGCAAAACTGGTTCCGAGCCTGGCCGACAGTTGGGACGTCTCACCAGATGGCCTGACGTACACGTTCAAGTTGCACCCGAACGTGAAATTCCACCGCACCGAGTATTTCACCCCAAGCC
Above is a genomic segment from Pseudomonas sp. R5-89-07 containing:
- the rpmG gene encoding 50S ribosomal protein L33, producing the protein MRELIRMISSAGTGHFYTTDKNKRTTPDKLEKKMFDPRVRKHVIYKEGKIK
- a CDS encoding MFS transporter, which produces MRWATYFAVLASVLSVGLALGVSMPLVSLRLESWGYGSFAIGVMAAMPAFGVLLGAKVSSRMAAWLGTANLMRLCLWAGALSIGLLAILPSYPVWLVLRLLIGVILTIVFILGESWINQLVVEQWRGRLVALYGCTYALSQLSGPLLLGVIGTDHDYGFWVGVGLLVVAPLALLGRSGAPDAESFSVTFADLWRFCLSLPAIAWAVALFAAFEAMILTLLPVYCLQQGFTAEIALAMVSTVVVGDALLQLPIGALADYLPRRTLFLGCALLLLASSLAVPLLMHTLLIWPLWVLFGASAGGLFTLSLILIGERYRDDALVRANAHIAQLWGVGCLIGPLVAGAGSQWISGHALPLLMAAGALGLVLLLLRQGAFGAAQPA
- a CDS encoding aldehyde dehydrogenase, which translates into the protein MTTLTRADWEQRAKDLKIEGRAYINGEYTAAASGETFECISPVDGRLLATVASCDVADAQRAVENARATFNSGVWSRLAPAKRKSVMIRFAALLKANAEELALLETLDMGKPISDSLNIDVPGAAQALSWSGEAIDKIYDEVAATPHDQLGLVTREPVGVVGAIVPWNFPLMMACWKLGPALSTGNSVILKPSEKSPLTAIRIAALAVEAGIPKGVFNVLPGYGHTVGNALAVHMDVDTLVFTGSTKIAKQLLIRSGESNMKRVWLEAGGKSPNIVFADAPNLQTAAESAASAIAFNQGEVCTAGSRLLVERSIKDTFLPLVIEALKGWKPGNPLDPATTVGALVDTQQMNNVLSYIEAGHADGAKLVAGGKRTLEETGGTYVEPTIFDGVTNAMKIAQEEIFGPVLSVITFDSAEEAIAIANDTQYGLAAAVWTADISKAHLTAKALRAGSVWVNQYDGGDMTAPFGGFKQSGNGRDKSLHAFDKYTELKATWIKL
- a CDS encoding cupin domain-containing protein; this translates as MSIQDIVDFSQANTAPERYRPAAEKILKGDPEQTIYNHYNSPCGQMNAGVWEGEVGQWKVSYTEHEYCEIVQGVSVLRDAEGNAKTLRAGDRFVIPAGFNGTWEVLQACRKIYVVFEQKA
- the rpmB gene encoding 50S ribosomal protein L28, producing the protein MSRVCQVTGKGPVTGNNISHANNKTRRRFLPNLQHHRFWVEEEKRFVRLRVSAKGMRIIDKRGITVVLAEIRAAGKI